In Trifolium pratense cultivar HEN17-A07 linkage group LG7, ARS_RC_1.1, whole genome shotgun sequence, a genomic segment contains:
- the LOC123897806 gene encoding SNF1-related protein kinase regulatory subunit beta-3-like produces MNSQFVVDLNSKMNNPYTANPGEAKTVMGFEVLKTSDSGYNNIYTLNEDEPHEPPEAPPQLQHTLVGYPANVDSSSSLPLPQHAILNHLYIENREPQRSVVALGFTHRFRAKYVTVVLYKPVQRRGTTNI; encoded by the exons ATGAATTCACAGTTTGTGGTTGACTTGAATAGCAAGATGAATAATCCATATACTGCAAACCCT GGTGAAGCAAAAACTGTCATGGGATTTGAAGTGTTGAAGACATCTGATTCCGGTTACAATAACATATACACTTTGAATGAAGACGAGCCACATGAGCCACCCGAGGCTCCTCCACAATTGCAACACACCCTGGTCGGCTATCCTGCTAATGTCGATAGTTCTAGTTCTCTTCCATTGCCTCAGCACGCGATTTTGAATCATCTTTATATAGAGAATAGAGAGCCACAAAGATCTGTCGTAGCTTTGGGATTCACTCATCGCTTTCGTGCTAAATATGTTACTGTTGTGCTCTACAAACCAGTTCAAAGAAGGGGAACCACGAACATTTGA